From one Ochrobactrum vermis genomic stretch:
- a CDS encoding class I SAM-dependent methyltransferase, giving the protein MTIQTPDISRSTSMAQEQTGCRLCGKLLKHTFVDLGMSPPCESFITADRLDRMEPYYPLYALVCDHCYLVQLKEYFSPAEIFTEYAYFSSFATSWVSHAKTYCDEITERLELNENSFVVEIASNDGYLLQHFLPKGIPILGIEPAANVAEAAIAKGVPTRVDFFGSTLAVELVGAGRKADLLIGNNVLAQVPDLNDFVRGLQLFLKPEGVITLEFPHLANLIEQNQFDTIYHEHFSYFSLLTIRYMAHRHHLKIIDVEELPTHGGSLRVYLAHNSSKRKAGPRVAALLKREESFGLNEISTYEQFAEKTRRTKRDLLSFLIAAKNAGKRICGYGAPGKGNTLLNYCGIGTDFLDFTVDRNPYKHGRFTPGMHIPIYDVSAIDKYRPDYILILPWNFKDEIIRQMQHVVEWGAKFIIPIPHVTLIDPALLTEER; this is encoded by the coding sequence ATGACCATCCAGACGCCGGATATTTCGCGGAGCACGAGCATGGCGCAAGAGCAGACCGGCTGTCGCCTGTGCGGTAAACTACTCAAGCATACCTTCGTTGATCTTGGGATGTCACCGCCTTGCGAGAGCTTCATCACGGCGGATCGCCTCGACCGCATGGAGCCTTACTACCCGCTCTATGCGCTCGTCTGCGATCATTGTTACCTGGTGCAGCTGAAGGAGTATTTCTCACCTGCGGAAATTTTCACCGAGTATGCCTATTTCTCGTCCTTCGCCACGAGCTGGGTTAGCCACGCGAAGACCTATTGTGACGAGATCACCGAGAGGCTGGAGCTGAACGAAAACAGCTTCGTGGTCGAGATCGCAAGCAATGACGGTTATCTGCTGCAGCATTTTCTGCCGAAGGGCATCCCGATCCTCGGCATAGAACCGGCCGCCAATGTGGCGGAGGCGGCAATTGCCAAGGGTGTGCCGACGCGCGTGGATTTCTTCGGCTCGACGCTTGCCGTCGAACTCGTCGGTGCCGGGCGCAAGGCCGACCTCCTGATCGGTAACAACGTTCTGGCGCAAGTCCCTGATCTCAATGACTTTGTGCGCGGTCTGCAACTGTTCTTGAAACCGGAAGGCGTCATTACGCTGGAGTTTCCGCACCTTGCCAATCTGATCGAGCAGAACCAGTTCGACACGATCTATCACGAACATTTCTCGTATTTCTCGTTGCTGACGATCCGGTACATGGCGCACCGCCATCACCTGAAGATCATCGATGTGGAGGAATTGCCAACCCACGGCGGGTCGCTGCGTGTGTACCTTGCGCATAACAGCAGCAAGCGGAAGGCGGGACCGCGTGTCGCCGCACTTTTGAAGCGCGAAGAGAGTTTCGGCCTCAACGAGATTTCGACTTATGAACAGTTTGCCGAAAAGACCCGGAGAACCAAACGCGATCTTCTGTCCTTCCTGATCGCTGCCAAGAATGCCGGCAAACGCATCTGCGGCTACGGCGCGCCGGGCAAGGGCAATACGCTTCTGAACTATTGCGGCATCGGCACGGATTTCCTGGATTTCACGGTCGACCGTAATCCCTACAAGCACGGGCGTTTCACGCCGGGCATGCACATTCCGATCTACGACGTGTCGGCAATCGACAAATACCGTCCCGACTACATCCTCATCCTGCCATGGAATTTCAAGGACGAGATCATCCGGCAGATGCAGCACGTGGTCGAATGGGGCGCGAAGTTCATCATTCCCATCCCGCACGTCACGTTGATTGACCCGGCACTACTCACAGAGGAGCGGTAA
- the rfbC gene encoding dTDP-4-dehydrorhamnose 3,5-epimerase: MRFTSLNIDGAWSIEPERLEDERGWFARVYCEAAFTERQMETHFPQHSLSFSREEGTLRGLHFQSEPHSETKLVTCLQGVIWDVLVDLRPHSPTYQRWTGVELSAENGVQLYIPEGCAHGFQTLTPDVLVRYMISRPYAPDYATGLRYDDPSLGILWPNKPSVISDKDLAWPLL, translated from the coding sequence ATGCGTTTCACTTCACTCAACATCGATGGAGCCTGGTCTATCGAGCCGGAAAGGCTTGAAGACGAGCGCGGCTGGTTCGCACGGGTCTATTGCGAGGCGGCTTTCACCGAGCGACAGATGGAAACCCATTTCCCGCAGCACAGCCTCTCCTTTTCGCGCGAGGAAGGAACCCTGCGCGGCCTTCATTTCCAGAGCGAACCGCATTCCGAGACGAAGCTTGTCACCTGTTTGCAGGGTGTGATCTGGGATGTTCTGGTCGATCTGCGTCCGCATTCTCCAACCTATCAGCGCTGGACCGGAGTGGAACTATCCGCAGAAAATGGCGTGCAGCTCTATATCCCCGAAGGATGCGCGCATGGCTTCCAGACCCTGACGCCCGACGTCCTCGTGCGCTACATGATTTCCAGGCCCTATGCGCCTGATTATGCGACGGGTTTACGCTACGACGATCCGTCTCTCGGCATATTGTGGCCGAACAAGCCGAGCGTCATTTCCGACAAGGATCTGGCCTGGCCGCTACTTTAA
- a CDS encoding DUF4910 domain-containing protein, whose product MDTGAGHKGVEIAVPPLSNGTAIYDLAARLYPVCRSLAGDGVRETLGIIGEHLPLTIHQVPTGTPLYDWKAPQEWIIREAYIADVNGNRIVDFAWHNLHVVNFSVPVRARMPFNALREHIHTLPDQPDLIPYRTCYHAEGWGFCMTHKAFLLMQDGDYDVVIDAERRDGFLTFGEFIHRGETDETFILSAHLCHPSLANDNCSGLALLTRLGEVLQSRDTHLTYRLLFGPATFGALAWLRQNEEQLGLVRHGLVVSCVGDAGGPHYKRSRRGNAEIDRIMSHVLGDCGLVHATMHDFWPYGYDERQFCSPGFNLPVGMFQRSLYGTFPEYHTSADNLDFIKPDYLEQSFNMVLQAIEIAERNWWPLNTSPKGEPQLGRRGLYGNMGGDSRAAQNAMALLWVLNLADGEHSILDMAERAKLPFSTLADAADRLREAGLLVQS is encoded by the coding sequence ATGGATACAGGGGCGGGGCACAAAGGCGTTGAAATTGCCGTTCCTCCCTTGTCGAACGGGACGGCAATCTACGATCTTGCGGCCCGCCTTTATCCGGTCTGCCGTAGTCTCGCCGGTGATGGCGTGCGCGAAACGCTTGGCATCATCGGGGAACATCTGCCGCTTACCATCCATCAGGTCCCGACGGGTACACCGCTTTACGACTGGAAAGCGCCGCAGGAATGGATCATCCGCGAAGCCTATATTGCGGATGTGAACGGCAATCGCATCGTCGATTTTGCCTGGCATAATTTGCATGTGGTGAATTTCAGCGTGCCAGTGCGAGCGCGAATGCCGTTCAATGCGCTGAGGGAGCATATTCACACGCTGCCCGACCAGCCGGACCTCATTCCCTATCGCACCTGCTATCACGCGGAGGGCTGGGGCTTCTGCATGACGCATAAGGCGTTTCTGTTAATGCAGGACGGTGATTATGACGTCGTGATCGATGCTGAGCGCCGCGACGGTTTTCTGACCTTCGGCGAATTCATTCACCGGGGAGAAACCGACGAGACATTCATCCTGTCGGCCCATCTTTGCCATCCATCGCTGGCCAACGACAATTGCTCCGGACTGGCGCTTTTGACCCGTCTTGGCGAAGTGCTGCAATCGCGGGACACGCACCTCACATATCGCCTGCTTTTCGGCCCGGCGACTTTCGGCGCTCTTGCATGGCTCAGGCAGAACGAGGAACAACTGGGGCTGGTCCGGCACGGGCTGGTTGTGTCCTGCGTCGGGGATGCCGGCGGGCCGCATTACAAGCGCAGCCGTCGCGGCAATGCGGAAATAGACCGTATCATGAGCCATGTTCTTGGCGATTGCGGCCTTGTCCATGCGACGATGCATGATTTCTGGCCCTATGGCTATGACGAGCGCCAGTTCTGCTCGCCGGGATTCAATCTGCCTGTCGGCATGTTTCAGCGCAGCCTTTATGGCACGTTTCCAGAATATCACACATCGGCCGACAATCTCGATTTCATCAAGCCGGACTATCTCGAACAGTCTTTCAACATGGTCTTGCAGGCCATTGAAATCGCTGAACGAAACTGGTGGCCGCTGAACACGTCGCCAAAGGGAGAGCCGCAGCTTGGACGCCGTGGTCTCTATGGAAACATGGGTGGCGACAGCCGTGCTGCGCAAAATGCCATGGCGCTGTTGTGGGTGCTTAATCTGGCGGATGGCGAACATTCCATCCTCGATATGGCAGAGCGTGCGAAACTGCCCTTTTCAACGCTTGCCGACGCTGCTGACCGGCTCCGCGAAGCGGGGTTGCTGGTGCAGAGTTAA
- a CDS encoding NAD-dependent epimerase/dehydratase family protein — translation MKVLVTGNQGYIGSVMVPVLMNAGHDVSGYDIGLYEHCLFEEGGAVMNVPTIRKDVRDVSPRDLEGFDAVIHLAALSNDPLGNLNEELTYDINHRASVAVAKAAKRAGVGRFLFASSCSNYGISDADLIDESGELKPVTAYGRSKVRAEQEIRELADASFCPVYLRPATAYGVSPFLRFDIVLNNLVAWAVTKGLIYLKSDGTPWRPIVHIRDISRAFMAAMEAPREKVWNEAFNVGSTEHNYRIRDIAGIVADNVPDCRIEYADDAGPDTRSYRVSFEKLARVLPEAKLEWDAVAGTRELLAAYSRSTLTLEEFEGPRFQRIAHIRKLIAEGVLDADLRRADEQAQPLRATA, via the coding sequence ATGAAAGTACTGGTTACGGGCAATCAGGGCTATATCGGGTCGGTCATGGTGCCGGTCCTCATGAATGCGGGACATGACGTGTCCGGCTATGACATTGGCCTCTACGAACATTGTCTATTCGAAGAAGGCGGCGCCGTCATGAACGTGCCGACCATCCGAAAGGACGTGCGCGATGTATCGCCACGCGATCTGGAGGGGTTTGATGCGGTTATTCATCTTGCGGCACTCTCCAATGATCCGCTGGGCAATCTCAACGAGGAACTGACCTACGACATCAATCATCGGGCGAGCGTTGCCGTGGCGAAAGCCGCCAAACGCGCCGGTGTGGGGCGCTTTCTTTTCGCCTCATCCTGCAGCAATTACGGTATCAGCGATGCCGATCTGATTGATGAAAGCGGCGAGCTGAAACCGGTGACGGCCTATGGCCGGTCCAAGGTGCGGGCAGAACAGGAAATCCGGGAACTGGCGGATGCAAGTTTCTGCCCGGTCTATCTGCGGCCTGCAACGGCTTACGGTGTTTCGCCTTTCCTGCGTTTCGATATCGTACTCAACAATCTCGTGGCCTGGGCGGTGACGAAAGGGCTGATTTATCTCAAGTCCGACGGTACGCCCTGGCGACCCATCGTGCACATCCGCGATATTTCCCGCGCCTTCATGGCGGCTATGGAAGCACCACGCGAGAAAGTCTGGAACGAGGCCTTCAATGTGGGCTCGACGGAGCACAATTACCGCATCCGGGACATTGCGGGCATTGTTGCCGACAATGTTCCCGATTGCCGCATCGAATATGCGGACGATGCTGGGCCTGATACGCGCTCCTACCGCGTCAGCTTCGAGAAGCTGGCACGGGTGCTGCCGGAGGCAAAGCTGGAATGGGACGCCGTTGCCGGTACGCGTGAACTGCTTGCCGCCTATAGCCGCTCTACGCTGACGCTTGAGGAATTCGAAGGACCGCGCTTCCAGCGCATCGCTCACATCCGCAAGCTGATTGCGGAAGGCGTGCTGGATGCCGATCTGCGCCGTGCTGACGAGCAAGCCCAACCGCTTCGGGCGACAGCGTGA
- a CDS encoding DUF4038 domain-containing protein codes for MKHFAAALIAASLLATVVKPTYAADLFPIKIGQERRIFEDATGKPFLLQGDTAWSLIAELKREDVETYLQDRRKRGFNTILVSLVEHYFSSHPPANAYGEKPFKGDAFGELNPKYFDHAAWVIGRAEELGFVVFLAPAYLGVNGGNQGWFSKAQAAGPEKMRVYGQTIARRFAEFHNIVWVLGGDFDAPDRRLVSDLAEGIALVAPGALQTVHSGRKTNTAELWADQPWLSFDTVYTYDDVHAAISARRKAAKMPVILLESGYEFERETTARTIRRNAYGALLAGAAGQFFGNNPIWHFTGPGISTADRTWQEALDSPGARSMTALKRLFDKLPWPQLQPDSEGAILAGAENYAASLPDGTLSVIYGDAGGFAVQKAVVKQGWKAVWYDPVSGTFADAGQPKVDGSIASYMPKQAQNDGGGADWLLLIGSAARLQDIQKR; via the coding sequence ATGAAGCACTTCGCAGCGGCCTTGATCGCCGCAAGCCTGCTGGCGACGGTAGTGAAGCCGACATATGCTGCGGATCTGTTTCCAATCAAGATCGGACAGGAACGGCGCATATTCGAGGATGCGACGGGCAAGCCGTTCCTGTTGCAAGGCGATACCGCGTGGTCTCTGATCGCAGAATTGAAGCGCGAGGATGTCGAGACCTATCTTCAGGATCGCAGGAAACGTGGCTTCAATACAATTCTGGTCAGTCTTGTTGAGCACTACTTCTCGAGCCATCCGCCCGCCAACGCCTATGGCGAAAAGCCTTTCAAGGGCGATGCCTTCGGCGAACTCAACCCGAAATATTTCGATCACGCCGCCTGGGTGATCGGGCGTGCGGAAGAACTCGGCTTCGTCGTTTTTCTTGCTCCCGCCTACCTTGGGGTGAACGGCGGCAACCAGGGTTGGTTCTCCAAGGCGCAGGCTGCCGGTCCGGAAAAAATGCGTGTCTATGGTCAGACGATTGCTCGGCGATTTGCGGAATTTCATAATATTGTCTGGGTCTTGGGCGGAGATTTTGATGCGCCGGATCGGCGGCTTGTCTCTGATCTGGCTGAAGGCATAGCGCTTGTTGCTCCAGGCGCCCTCCAAACCGTGCACTCTGGTCGCAAGACCAATACGGCGGAACTCTGGGCCGATCAGCCCTGGCTGAGTTTCGATACGGTTTATACGTATGACGATGTTCATGCAGCGATTTCCGCACGGCGAAAAGCGGCAAAGATGCCGGTTATTTTGCTGGAATCGGGCTATGAGTTCGAGCGGGAGACGACTGCGCGGACGATCCGTCGTAATGCCTATGGCGCGTTGTTGGCGGGTGCCGCCGGGCAGTTCTTTGGTAATAACCCCATTTGGCATTTCACCGGGCCGGGGATCTCCACGGCTGATCGCACCTGGCAGGAAGCGCTCGACAGCCCCGGCGCGCGGTCGATGACCGCGTTAAAGAGGCTCTTCGATAAGCTGCCATGGCCGCAGCTCCAGCCTGATAGCGAAGGAGCTATTTTGGCAGGCGCGGAAAACTATGCCGCATCACTGCCTGACGGCACATTGTCAGTGATCTATGGCGACGCCGGTGGTTTTGCGGTGCAGAAAGCGGTGGTCAAACAAGGCTGGAAGGCAGTCTGGTACGATCCGGTTTCCGGCACGTTCGCGGATGCGGGCCAGCCGAAGGTCGACGGATCAATTGCGAGCTACATGCCGAAGCAGGCACAAAATGACGGCGGCGGAGCCGACTGGCTTTTGTTGATCGGCAGTGCTGCGCGCTTGCAGGACATCCAAAAGAGGTAG
- a CDS encoding glutamate-1-semialdehyde 2,1-aminomutase, with amino-acid sequence MNLFTSQFRNSQLLASKAHALIPGGCHTYAKGDDQYPVLAPGFIQRGSGSHVFDVDGHEYIEYGMGNRAVGLGHAYPPVVRAVRDALQDGCNFTRPSAIEVECAESFLELIDGAEMVKFCKDGSDTTSGAVRLARAYTGRDMVACCADHPFFSSDDWFIGTTKMNAGIPASVSALTATFRYNDIASVQALFEDYPGRIAAIILEPARADEPQNNFLQEAKRIAHENGALFILDEMITGFRWHMRGAQKLYDVEPDLSCFGKALGNGFAVSALAGKAEYMQLGGLTQTDHPRVFLLSTTHGAETHALAAAIATMTIYRDEPVIERLHEQGSKLAEGVNAVIASHGLQNHVRLFGRPCCLAYGTFDENGQPSQAFRTLFLQETIRRGVLMPSLVVSYTHSDTDIARTVDAIDGALGIYVRALNDGVSSYLTGRPSQVVYRRFNNAPTYPPTMR; translated from the coding sequence ATGAACCTTTTCACATCGCAGTTCCGCAATTCCCAATTGCTTGCCAGCAAGGCGCACGCGCTTATTCCGGGCGGCTGTCACACCTATGCCAAGGGCGACGACCAGTATCCGGTTCTGGCGCCAGGTTTTATCCAGCGCGGTTCCGGCTCGCATGTCTTCGACGTCGATGGCCATGAATATATCGAATATGGCATGGGCAATCGTGCCGTCGGACTTGGCCACGCCTATCCGCCCGTTGTGCGTGCCGTGCGCGACGCCTTGCAGGACGGATGCAATTTCACGCGGCCAAGCGCCATCGAAGTCGAATGCGCGGAAAGCTTTCTGGAGTTGATCGACGGCGCGGAAATGGTGAAATTCTGCAAGGACGGCTCGGATACGACGTCTGGCGCGGTACGGCTCGCACGCGCCTATACGGGACGCGACATGGTTGCCTGCTGCGCCGATCATCCGTTCTTTTCCAGCGATGACTGGTTCATCGGAACGACGAAGATGAATGCAGGCATTCCTGCATCGGTTTCAGCTCTGACGGCGACGTTCCGCTACAATGACATTGCGAGCGTACAAGCCTTGTTCGAGGATTATCCGGGCCGTATCGCGGCCATCATCCTCGAACCGGCACGTGCAGATGAACCGCAGAATAATTTCCTGCAGGAAGCAAAACGTATCGCCCATGAAAACGGCGCTTTGTTCATTCTGGACGAGATGATTACCGGTTTTCGCTGGCATATGCGCGGGGCGCAGAAGCTTTATGATGTCGAACCTGATCTTTCCTGTTTCGGCAAGGCGCTGGGTAATGGTTTTGCGGTTTCCGCACTCGCAGGCAAAGCGGAATATATGCAGCTCGGCGGTCTGACCCAGACTGACCATCCTCGCGTATTCCTGCTTTCGACCACACATGGCGCGGAAACCCATGCCTTGGCTGCGGCGATTGCCACCATGACGATCTATCGCGACGAACCGGTGATCGAAAGGCTCCACGAGCAAGGCTCCAAACTGGCAGAGGGTGTGAATGCGGTGATTGCCAGTCACGGGCTGCAGAACCACGTCCGGCTCTTCGGACGTCCGTGTTGTCTCGCCTATGGCACGTTCGACGAGAATGGCCAGCCGTCGCAGGCATTTCGTACTCTGTTTCTTCAGGAGACGATCCGGCGCGGCGTGCTGATGCCGTCGCTGGTCGTGAGCTACACCCACAGCGATACCGATATTGCACGCACGGTGGATGCAATTGATGGCGCGCTCGGCATTTATGTTCGCGCCTTGAACGACGGCGTCAGTTCCTATCTGACGGGGCGTCCGTCGCAGGTGGTCTATCGCCGCTTCAACAATGCACCGACCTATCCGCCGACGATGCGATGA
- a CDS encoding glycosyltransferase family 4 protein, translating into MKCAYFVRPHIGGTYSVFTRLRSSLGQSGVELRWLAAGAAGDTISVPAGQGLEDALRKGDAIDRMGVLDEETRARHMIGFLRENRFDAVFVNVLSNRFETNLVRYLPADILRVMIVHNITPGTYAAARAIRDHVHATVGVSKRCRDDLVRQHGFDAARTLVIPHGLNRDIHLSRNVVRLDERSPLRLLYLGRMEDNSKGIFWLPNILRGLDCHYHLTVAGNGPDLEELRNRLAPFGDKVSFTGWVAPSDVPWLVSQHDVMVMPSRFEGFGLTLIEAMSQGCPAVVSKIAGVTDTIVTDGEDGLLFPVGDFRQAARHINRLAHDRELLAGMASAAQRKVETVFDNDIAGRAYAGLLENLAEDRPAIAAPLALSQWAMPNALHSSLRSRLPKPVKNWLRQVRERLHTRWSAA; encoded by the coding sequence ATGAAATGTGCTTACTTTGTCCGTCCCCACATCGGCGGGACCTATTCGGTTTTCACACGGCTGCGCTCTTCGCTCGGCCAGTCGGGTGTGGAGCTCCGCTGGCTTGCCGCAGGTGCGGCGGGCGACACCATCAGCGTGCCCGCTGGACAGGGACTAGAGGATGCGCTTCGCAAGGGCGATGCCATCGACCGTATGGGCGTGCTGGATGAAGAAACGCGCGCCAGGCATATGATCGGCTTTCTGCGGGAAAACCGTTTCGACGCCGTTTTCGTCAATGTTCTCTCGAACCGTTTTGAAACCAATCTGGTACGCTATTTGCCAGCCGATATCCTGCGCGTCATGATCGTGCATAACATCACGCCCGGCACCTATGCTGCGGCAAGAGCGATCCGCGATCATGTCCACGCGACGGTCGGCGTCTCGAAACGCTGCCGCGACGATCTGGTGCGTCAGCACGGTTTCGATGCGGCGCGCACGCTGGTCATTCCGCACGGGCTGAACCGTGACATTCATCTGTCGCGCAACGTCGTACGACTGGATGAGCGCAGCCCGCTACGGCTGCTTTATCTGGGACGGATGGAGGATAATTCCAAGGGCATTTTCTGGTTGCCGAACATTCTGCGCGGGCTCGACTGCCATTATCACCTGACCGTTGCGGGAAATGGTCCCGATCTGGAAGAGTTGCGCAATCGCCTTGCGCCATTCGGCGACAAAGTCAGTTTTACCGGCTGGGTTGCGCCTTCCGATGTGCCCTGGCTGGTGAGCCAGCATGACGTCATGGTCATGCCGTCGCGCTTTGAAGGGTTCGGTCTGACACTCATCGAGGCGATGAGCCAGGGATGCCCAGCCGTCGTTTCAAAGATTGCCGGTGTGACCGATACTATCGTCACCGATGGCGAAGATGGACTTCTGTTCCCCGTGGGCGATTTCCGTCAGGCGGCACGTCACATCAACAGGCTTGCACATGACCGCGAACTGCTGGCCGGCATGGCAAGTGCCGCTCAGCGGAAAGTTGAAACGGTCTTTGATAACGATATTGCCGGGCGCGCTTATGCGGGCCTTCTTGAGAATCTGGCCGAGGATCGGCCCGCCATTGCCGCGCCGCTGGCGCTTTCGCAATGGGCGATGCCGAACGCACTTCATTCAAGTCTGCGCAGCCGCCTGCCGAAACCGGTCAAGAACTGGCTGCGCCAAGTGCGCGAGCGTCTGCATACAAGATGGTCTGCAGCATGA
- a CDS encoding polysaccharide pyruvyl transferase family protein produces MRIGLLGQFGSGNTGNDGSLEAMLQLLKRNCPDAQLVCICSKPDVVTQTFDVPAQPVSRPDPSNWILRAINKALLHFPRRIVGFCCALLLASQLDLIVVPGTGILDDFNENPFGWPFAMLRWSLAAKLASTRLIFVSIGAGPVAHPLSRVFIRWASMLAAFRSYRDQVSHDFMKRLGVNNAGDFVSADIAFALPTVPDEHRTGSDQCVGIGVMIYRGWKKNENDGDAIYAEYLAKMTTLVKKLVTGGRQVRLLIGGKGDIEAAGDILERLTPAEAENVVFEPIASLHELMQQIAKTDIVIASRYHNIVCALAMKRPTISLAYASKNDALLQDTGLEAFCHQIESFDPATILSQVDLAFEQRTTLVRKVQAGVEQYHNRLARQEEILRATFLDSVRQATDPAIQSPRALRQADRFNR; encoded by the coding sequence ATGAGAATAGGTCTTCTCGGGCAGTTCGGTTCCGGCAACACCGGCAATGACGGTTCGCTGGAAGCCATGTTGCAGCTCCTGAAGCGCAACTGTCCCGATGCACAACTCGTTTGCATCTGCTCCAAACCAGACGTCGTCACGCAGACATTCGATGTTCCGGCCCAGCCTGTCTCCCGCCCGGATCCATCAAATTGGATACTCAGGGCAATCAACAAGGCATTGTTGCATTTTCCCCGCCGAATAGTCGGCTTTTGCTGCGCGCTTCTGCTTGCCTCTCAGCTCGATCTCATTGTTGTGCCGGGCACCGGCATACTGGATGATTTCAACGAGAACCCCTTCGGCTGGCCATTCGCAATGTTACGGTGGTCCCTGGCGGCAAAGCTTGCCAGCACGCGTCTGATTTTTGTGTCGATCGGTGCCGGACCAGTCGCGCATCCGTTGAGCCGGGTCTTCATTCGTTGGGCTTCCATGCTGGCGGCTTTCCGTTCCTATCGAGATCAGGTTTCCCATGACTTTATGAAGCGGCTGGGCGTAAACAACGCCGGGGATTTCGTCAGTGCAGACATCGCCTTTGCTCTACCGACGGTTCCAGATGAACATCGGACCGGCTCGGATCAATGCGTGGGCATCGGCGTCATGATCTATCGCGGATGGAAAAAGAACGAGAATGACGGCGATGCCATCTACGCTGAATACCTCGCCAAAATGACAACGCTTGTAAAAAAACTTGTGACCGGCGGTCGTCAAGTCCGTCTGCTGATTGGCGGCAAGGGCGATATAGAGGCGGCAGGCGATATACTGGAGCGACTTACCCCGGCTGAAGCGGAAAATGTCGTATTTGAACCGATCGCATCCCTGCATGAGCTCATGCAGCAGATCGCCAAGACAGACATCGTCATCGCCAGTCGCTACCACAACATCGTCTGCGCTCTGGCTATGAAGCGCCCGACAATCTCGCTGGCTTATGCGAGCAAGAACGATGCATTGTTGCAGGATACCGGGCTCGAGGCATTCTGCCACCAGATCGAAAGCTTCGATCCTGCAACCATCCTCTCCCAGGTCGATCTTGCTTTCGAGCAACGAACAACATTGGTCAGGAAAGTGCAGGCCGGAGTGGAGCAGTATCACAACCGGTTGGCGAGGCAGGAAGAAATTCTCCGCGCCACTTTTCTCGATAGTGTCAGGCAGGCGACTGATCCCGCAATTCAGTCACCGCGCGCACTTCGCCAGGCAGACCGTTTCAACAGATAG
- a CDS encoding glycosyltransferase family A protein: MNECKLEPPTIDVAIPNFNYGRYLSACANSVLQQSGVNVRLLIIDNASTDNSVAVARGLAASDSRVELLLRPKNLGPHASFNEAIDWAASDYFLILCSDDLLAQGALERATKVLSHHADIHLAHGATGRIKAEDSAPRLTASGLVSNEWRISSGEEFIEFACRHAFNPITGPTAVVRTAIQKEVGYYRTSLSHTDDLEMWLRIATRGSIASTSQTQAFARSHPQNQSAMVNGILSWNREFEAGFRSFFDHEGACLPHRHRLFAMVQDCLTKRAYWSAISNLARRPKVAGSLMAFALKREPLLAVIPPFDYLLKRSAWRSARGD; this comes from the coding sequence ATGAACGAATGCAAACTGGAACCGCCGACGATCGATGTTGCCATTCCCAACTTCAATTACGGTCGCTATCTTTCCGCCTGCGCCAACAGCGTTTTGCAGCAATCGGGCGTCAATGTCCGTCTGCTCATCATCGACAATGCCTCAACTGACAACAGCGTTGCGGTGGCAAGGGGGCTTGCAGCCAGCGACAGCCGCGTCGAGTTGCTGCTTCGTCCGAAAAATCTGGGGCCACATGCTTCATTCAACGAAGCCATAGACTGGGCCGCATCCGACTATTTCCTGATCCTGTGTTCGGATGACCTGTTGGCGCAAGGTGCGTTGGAGAGGGCGACAAAAGTGCTGTCGCACCATGCGGATATTCACCTCGCGCATGGTGCGACAGGCAGGATAAAAGCTGAAGACAGCGCGCCCCGCCTGACGGCCAGCGGGCTGGTGTCGAATGAGTGGAGAATATCATCCGGGGAAGAGTTTATTGAATTTGCCTGCCGGCATGCGTTCAATCCCATTACCGGCCCGACGGCGGTCGTCAGAACTGCGATCCAGAAAGAGGTGGGTTATTACCGCACGTCACTTTCCCATACCGACGATCTTGAAATGTGGTTGCGCATCGCAACACGCGGTTCCATTGCTTCAACCAGCCAGACCCAGGCTTTTGCGCGTTCGCACCCCCAGAACCAATCGGCGATGGTGAATGGCATCCTGTCCTGGAATCGGGAATTCGAGGCTGGCTTTCGGTCATTCTTCGATCATGAGGGCGCCTGCCTGCCGCACCGGCATCGTTTGTTTGCAATGGTTCAGGATTGCCTGACGAAGCGCGCCTATTGGTCTGCAATCTCCAATCTGGCACGGCGACCGAAGGTGGCGGGTTCGCTGATGGCGTTCGCGCTGAAGCGGGAGCCATTGCTGGCAGTCATTCCACCCTTCGACTATCTGTTGAAACGGTCTGCCTGGCGAAGTGCGCGCGGTGACTGA